A region of Streptomyces sp. TG1A-60 DNA encodes the following proteins:
- a CDS encoding UvrD-helicase domain-containing protein → MRSEQEFIDGLYARVDALRGETEGSVTDALAQGDTPMQARLERDILVAERSGLLAALNAVDGSLCFGRLDLADGVSHHIGRIGLREGDTERTPILIDWRADVARPFYLATGHTPMGLRRRRHITTEGRRVTALHDEILDLGDERRTGHEDPTGDAVLLAALNSARTGRMGDIVQTIQAEQDRIIRAPHQGVLVVEGGPGTGKTAVALHRAAYLLYEQRQLLAKRAVLILGPNPAFLGYIGEVLPSLGETGVLLATVGELFPGVRATATDTPAAARAKGRADMADVLAAVVRDRQTLPDPVIAIEHDREILMLDDDLVRVARERTRQARLPHNVAREHFEGHILNTLTDMVAERIGTDPYDGSNLLDAADITQIRDELAENPEVWSAIDQLWPRITPRRLVADFLAEPDGYVSEEDADAVRRPVTRAWTVADVPLLDEAAELLGEDDRLARARAERERETQIAYAQGVLDVSYASRTYEFEDKEDSDPEGSEVLSAHDIIDAERFAERHEEEDHRSAAERAAADRTWAFGHIIVDEAQELSPMAWRLLMRRSPTRSMTLVGDPAQTAEAAGVGSWADILAPYVEDRWEHTRLGVNYRTPAEIMTVAAGVVRARQPDFEPPRSVRSTGVRPWARRAAARELPAEVAKAVAELTPAEGRLAVIAPRELHRVLAARLDGVTAGTEPDLTRTVVLLDPRQAKGLEFDSVLVVEPGRFGTSDLYVALTRATQALGIVHGDELPEALRELSAVGLK, encoded by the coding sequence TTGCGGAGCGAGCAGGAATTCATCGACGGGTTGTACGCCCGCGTGGACGCCCTGCGCGGTGAGACCGAGGGGTCCGTCACAGACGCGCTGGCGCAGGGTGACACGCCCATGCAGGCCCGCCTGGAGCGGGACATCCTGGTCGCCGAGCGCTCGGGGCTGCTGGCCGCGCTGAACGCCGTCGACGGTTCGCTCTGCTTCGGTCGGCTCGACCTCGCCGACGGGGTCAGCCACCACATCGGCCGGATCGGGCTGCGGGAGGGCGACACCGAGCGCACCCCGATCCTGATCGACTGGCGCGCCGACGTCGCCCGCCCCTTCTACCTCGCCACCGGCCACACCCCGATGGGCCTGCGTCGACGCCGGCACATCACCACCGAGGGCCGCCGGGTCACCGCCCTGCACGACGAGATCCTCGACCTCGGCGACGAGAGGCGCACCGGACACGAGGACCCCACCGGCGACGCCGTCCTGCTGGCCGCGCTCAACTCGGCCCGCACCGGCCGCATGGGCGACATCGTGCAGACCATCCAGGCCGAGCAGGACCGCATCATCCGCGCACCCCACCAGGGCGTCCTGGTCGTGGAGGGCGGCCCCGGCACCGGCAAGACGGCCGTCGCACTGCACCGCGCCGCGTACCTGCTGTACGAGCAGCGGCAGCTGCTGGCCAAGCGAGCCGTCCTCATCCTCGGCCCCAACCCCGCCTTCCTCGGCTACATCGGCGAGGTGCTGCCCTCGCTCGGCGAGACCGGCGTGCTCCTCGCGACCGTGGGCGAGCTGTTCCCCGGCGTCCGGGCCACCGCCACCGACACCCCGGCGGCGGCCCGGGCCAAGGGGCGCGCCGACATGGCCGACGTGCTCGCGGCCGTCGTACGGGACCGGCAGACGCTGCCCGACCCGGTGATCGCCATCGAGCACGACCGGGAGATCCTCATGCTCGACGACGACCTCGTCCGGGTCGCCCGCGAGCGCACCCGCCAGGCGCGGCTCCCGCACAACGTGGCCCGCGAGCACTTCGAGGGCCACATCCTCAACACCCTCACGGACATGGTCGCCGAACGCATCGGCACCGACCCCTACGACGGCTCCAACCTCCTCGACGCCGCCGACATCACCCAGATCCGCGACGAACTGGCCGAGAACCCCGAGGTCTGGTCCGCCATCGACCAGCTGTGGCCCCGGATCACCCCGCGCCGTCTGGTCGCCGACTTCCTCGCCGAGCCGGACGGATACGTGTCCGAGGAGGACGCCGACGCCGTCCGCCGCCCGGTCACCCGCGCGTGGACCGTCGCCGACGTGCCCCTCCTCGACGAGGCCGCCGAACTCCTCGGCGAGGACGACCGGTTGGCGCGGGCACGCGCCGAGCGGGAGCGGGAGACCCAGATCGCCTACGCGCAGGGCGTGCTGGACGTGTCGTACGCGTCCCGGACGTACGAGTTCGAGGACAAGGAGGACAGCGACCCCGAAGGCTCGGAGGTGCTGTCCGCGCACGACATCATCGACGCCGAGCGGTTCGCCGAGCGGCACGAGGAGGAGGACCACCGCAGCGCGGCCGAACGGGCGGCGGCCGACCGGACCTGGGCGTTCGGGCACATCATCGTCGACGAGGCGCAGGAGCTGTCGCCGATGGCCTGGCGGCTGCTGATGCGCCGCTCGCCGACCCGCTCGATGACCCTGGTCGGCGACCCGGCCCAGACGGCCGAGGCCGCGGGCGTCGGCTCCTGGGCCGACATCCTCGCCCCGTACGTCGAGGACCGCTGGGAGCACACCCGGCTCGGCGTCAACTACCGCACACCCGCCGAGATCATGACGGTCGCGGCCGGTGTCGTACGCGCCCGGCAGCCGGACTTCGAGCCGCCGCGCTCCGTGCGGTCGACCGGCGTACGGCCCTGGGCGCGCCGCGCGGCGGCGAGGGAGCTGCCCGCCGAGGTGGCCAAGGCGGTCGCCGAGCTGACCCCGGCCGAGGGGCGGCTCGCGGTGATCGCGCCGCGCGAGCTGCACCGGGTGCTGGCGGCCCGCCTCGACGGGGTGACGGCCGGCACGGAACCGGACCTGACCAGGACCGTCGTCCTCCTCGACCCCCGGCAGGCCAAGGGGCTGGAGTTCGACTCCGTCCTCGTCGTCGAGCCGGGGCGCTTCGGCACGAGCGACCTGTACGTGGCGCTGACCCGGGCCACGCAGGCCCTCGGAATCGTGCACGGGGACGAACTGCCGGAGGCGCTGCGGGAGTTGTCGGCGGTTGGCCTGAAGTAG
- a CDS encoding thioredoxin family protein, with the protein MIRAAGVAEVTDTDFEAEVIGAELPVLVEFTAGWCPPCRQMGPVLSALAAAEGERLKVVQMDVDTNPETTNAYKVLSMPTFMVFRGGEPVKAMVGARPKRRLLEELADVL; encoded by the coding sequence GTGATCAGGGCGGCGGGTGTGGCCGAGGTGACGGATACGGACTTCGAGGCGGAGGTGATCGGGGCCGAGCTGCCGGTGCTCGTGGAGTTCACCGCCGGCTGGTGTCCGCCGTGCCGGCAGATGGGGCCGGTGCTGAGCGCGCTCGCCGCGGCGGAGGGGGAGCGGCTGAAGGTGGTGCAAATGGACGTGGACACCAATCCGGAGACCACCAACGCGTACAAGGTGCTGTCGATGCCGACCTTCATGGTGTTCCGGGGTGGTGAGCCGGTGAAGGCCATGGTCGGCGCCCGACCGAAGCGGCGGCTGCTCGAAGAACTCGCCGACGTACTCTGA
- a CDS encoding MerR family transcriptional regulator, protein MRIGELAARAGTTARALRYYEARGLLPARRSGNGYRTYDEEDLKLLRQIRTLQDFGFDLEETRPFVECLRAGHPEGDSCPASLAVYRRKLDELDALIGELAAVRASVGEQLARAELARERLAAEAEVPGGPEPECELGGGEL, encoded by the coding sequence ATGCGCATCGGGGAGCTGGCGGCACGGGCCGGGACGACGGCACGGGCGTTGCGGTACTACGAGGCGCGCGGGTTGTTGCCCGCGCGGCGGAGCGGTAACGGGTACCGGACGTACGACGAGGAGGATCTGAAACTGCTGCGGCAGATCCGGACGTTGCAGGACTTCGGGTTCGACCTGGAGGAGACGCGGCCGTTCGTGGAGTGTCTGCGGGCGGGGCACCCGGAGGGCGACTCGTGCCCGGCGTCGCTGGCGGTGTACCGGCGGAAGCTGGACGAACTCGACGCGCTGATCGGTGAGCTGGCGGCTGTGCGGGCGTCGGTCGGAGAGCAGTTGGCGCGGGCCGAGCTGGCGCGTGAGCGGCTGGCGGCCGAGGCGGAGGTTCCGGGAGGTCCGGAGCCGGAGTGTGAACTGGGAGGCGGGGAGCTGTGA
- a CDS encoding cation:dicarboxylase symporter family transporter, producing the protein MASTTHTAPTAPAKRDRTHYLYIAVIVAVALGIAVGLIAPDFAVELKPIGTGFVNLIKMMISPIIFCTIVLGIGSVRKAAKVGAVGGIALAYFTVMSLVALGIGLVVGNILEPGTGLAVTDAIKETGQAQVAAEAKDTTEFLLGIIPTTIVSAFTGGEVLQTLFVALFAGFALQAMGDSGQPILRGVEHIQRLVFRILAMVMWAAPIGAFGAIAAVTGSAGLDALKSLAVLMLGFYVTCVLFVFIVLGVLLRVVSGLNILTLFKYLGREFLLILSTSSSESALPRLIAKMEHLGVSKPVVGITVPTGYSFNLDGTMIYMTMASLFIADAMGTPMSVGEQIPLLLFLLIASKGAAGVTGAGLATLAGGLQSHKPALVDGIGLIVGIDRFMSEARALTNFAGNAVATVLIGTWTKEIDKARVDQVLAGQLPFDEKTLLDDGHGSAPEPAAAVPEPEGERELAKA; encoded by the coding sequence GTGGCCAGCACCACCCATACGGCACCTACCGCACCCGCCAAGCGGGACCGCACGCACTACCTGTACATCGCCGTGATCGTGGCTGTGGCCCTCGGCATCGCCGTGGGTCTGATCGCCCCCGACTTCGCGGTCGAGCTGAAGCCCATCGGCACCGGCTTCGTGAACCTGATCAAGATGATGATCTCCCCGATCATCTTCTGCACGATCGTGCTGGGCATCGGCTCCGTACGGAAGGCCGCGAAGGTCGGCGCGGTCGGAGGTATCGCCCTCGCCTACTTCACGGTGATGTCGCTGGTCGCCCTCGGCATCGGTCTCGTCGTCGGCAACATCCTGGAGCCGGGCACCGGCCTCGCGGTCACCGACGCCATCAAGGAGACCGGTCAGGCGCAGGTCGCGGCGGAGGCCAAGGACACCACCGAGTTCCTGCTGGGCATCATCCCGACGACGATCGTCTCCGCCTTCACCGGCGGCGAGGTCCTCCAGACGCTGTTCGTCGCCCTGTTCGCCGGCTTCGCGCTCCAGGCCATGGGCGACTCCGGTCAGCCGATCCTGCGCGGTGTCGAGCACATCCAGCGCCTCGTCTTCCGCATCCTCGCCATGGTGATGTGGGCCGCCCCGATCGGAGCCTTCGGCGCCATCGCGGCCGTGACCGGTTCCGCCGGACTCGACGCCCTCAAGAGCCTCGCCGTGCTGATGCTCGGCTTCTACGTCACCTGCGTGCTCTTCGTCTTCATCGTGCTCGGTGTGCTGCTGCGGGTCGTCTCCGGCCTCAACATCCTCACGCTCTTCAAGTACCTGGGCCGGGAGTTCCTGCTGATCCTGTCCACCTCCTCCTCCGAGTCGGCGCTTCCCCGCCTCATCGCGAAGATGGAGCACCTGGGCGTCAGCAAGCCCGTCGTCGGCATCACCGTCCCGACCGGCTACTCCTTCAACCTCGACGGCACCATGATCTACATGACCATGGCCTCCCTGTTCATCGCCGACGCCATGGGTACGCCGATGTCGGTCGGCGAGCAGATCCCGCTGCTGCTCTTCCTGCTGATCGCCTCCAAGGGCGCGGCCGGTGTCACGGGTGCCGGCCTCGCGACCCTCGCGGGTGGCCTCCAGTCCCACAAGCCCGCCCTGGTGGACGGCATCGGTCTCATCGTCGGCATCGACCGCTTCATGAGTGAGGCCCGCGCCCTCACCAACTTCGCGGGCAACGCGGTCGCCACGGTCCTCATCGGCACCTGGACCAAGGAGATCGACAAGGCGCGCGTCGACCAGGTCCTCGCCGGGCAGCTCCCGTTCGACGAGAAGACGCTGCTGGACGACGGGCACGGGTCGGCGCCGGAGCCTGCGGCTGCCGTTCCCGAGCCGGAGGGCGAGAGGGAACTCGCCAAGGCGTGA